One segment of Macrotis lagotis isolate mMagLag1 chromosome 1, bilby.v1.9.chrom.fasta, whole genome shotgun sequence DNA contains the following:
- the LOC141506678 gene encoding olfactory receptor 8A1-like: MISENQSTVTEFYLEGLTNQPSLHFILFLLFLWVYVVTILGNMGMILLIAVSSQLKSPMYYFLSNLSFIDLCYSSVVTPKLLVNFIEDQNIISYAGCMTQLFFFCFFAIDECYMLTAMASDRYVAICNPLLYNVVMSPRVCSLLAIGVYMMGIVGALAHTGCMARLSFCGPNLINHYLCDILPLLKLSCSSTYINELLVVFLLGFNVLATTVAILISYAFILSSIFRIKSARGRYKAFSTCGSHLAAVAIFYGSIMFMYFKPASSSSMAQEKVASVFYTTVIPMLNPLIYSLRNKDVKEALKKVIGERISCTKI; encoded by the coding sequence ATGATCTCAGAAAATCAGTCCACAGTGACCGAGTTTTATCTTGAAGGATTAACCAATCAACCAAGTCTTCactttatcctttttcttctgtTCCTATGGGTGTATGTGGTCACCATTTTGGGGAACATGGGCATGATTCTCTTGATTGCTGTTAGTTCTCAGCTCAAATCTCCCATGTACTATTTCCTTAGCAATTTGTCCTTCATAGACCTCTGCTACTCCTCTGTTGTTACACCCAAATTGCTGGTGAATTTTATAGAAGATCAAAACATCATCTCTTATGCTGGGTGCATGACACAACtgttcttcttttgtttttttgctattGATGAGTGCTACATGCTGACAGCCATGGCTTCTGATCGTTATGTTGCAATTTGTAACCCACTGCTCTATAATGTTGTCATGTCCCCAAGAGTCTGTTCTCTACTGGCAATAGGAGTGTATATGATGGGAATTGTTGGTGCCCTTGCACATACAGGTTGTATGGCCAGACTGTCTTTCTGTGGTCCTAATCTCATTAACCATTACCTCTGTGACATCCTTCCCCTCCTGAAACTCTCCTGCTCCAGTACATATATTAATGAGCTTTTAGTGGTGTTTCTTCTTGGCTTTAATGTGTTGGCAACCACTGTGGCCATCTTAATCTCTTATGCTTTTATCCTTTCTAGCATATTCCGGATCAAGTCTGCTCGGGGCAGGTACAAAGCTTTCAGTACCTGTGGCTCCCACCTTGCTGCTGTGGCCATTTTTTATGGCTCTATtatgtttatgtattttaaaCCAGCATCCAGCAGCAGCATGGCACAGGAGAAGGTAGCATCTGTCTTTTATACTACAGTGATCCCTATGCTAAATCCCCTGATCTACAGTCTAAGGAACAAGGATGTAAAGGAGGCACTGAAGAAAGTCATAGGGGAGAGGATTTCTtgcacaaaaatataa